GCAGAACGTAAAGATTACTGCGCTGAATCTTCGCCCTTTGAGGCGGCTGCATATCGCCAGGGTGTCCACCATCGCTGGTGTTGAGGCCGGTTCTCCGGTACGGGATCCAGCCCGGACGAACCAAATGGCCCGCAACGGGCGAAACGATAGGCCGTCATCCAGGCCCCGAACCAGAGACCGTGACGCGCGACAGCCTCATAGCCGAACTCAGAACATGTGGGGATGTGACGACAGGAATTTCCGATGAAGCCGGAGAGCGTCAATTGATAGAGGCGGATCAGGCCCATTCCGACAAGACGATCCGGCGTTTTGCGAAAAGGACCGGACCAGTTCCGACCTCTTCTCCGCGGCTTTTCATCCTCGTCATCATGCAGACCAGAACAGTGCTGGCACATGCGTCAGACCGCCTGCGGCTGCGCTTTGGCTTCAATCTGATCGAGACAGTCTACCACGGCATCGAAGGTCAACATGGTCGAGGCATGTCGGGCCTTGTAGTCCTTCACGGGTTTCAGAACGCGCATTTCCTCAAAACGACCGACGGGTCCTTCACCACCTTCCTTCAGCATGGCCAGCATGTCCCGACGTGCCTGACGAATTTCGTCAACAGAGGCACCAACGACCACCCGCGCCATGGCCGATGAAGACGCCTGTCCCAAAGCGCAGGCGCGCACCTGATGTGCAAAGTCGGTCACGATCCCATTGCGCACCTTCAGGAAGACGCGCACCTTCGAGCCGCAGAGCTTCGAGTGCTTCTCGCTGGTCGCATCTGCATCATCGAGCGTACCGGCACGCTGGATGTTGCCTGCCAGTTCAAGAATTCGACTGTTGTAAATATCGTCCATGCCGAAGAATCCTGACGCTACCTGCGTCGCTTGCCAGTGGACAGTGTGTGCTTCAGCCCGCCGACTGGTCGTCCATAGTCTCATGCTCTATATGATGACGGAAACGATCGGTTCAAGAAACATGTTTCGCCAAGTCTTCAATCGAGAGTAACTCGTATCTTGTAAAAAGGGATCCGACAGGTCAGATAACGCGTAGCCTGCTTTGAACGTCATTGCAGTTCAAAGAACTTCGGCAGGTGCGGCCTTGAACCGCACGGGAGATATGAACATGGATTCAGTCGTGAAGAATTTCCCTGCGGGGCAGAAGCAACCTCGCCCGACACAGCAAGAGGCCGAGGATGCGGTGCGGGTTCTACTGCGCTGGGCCGGCGACGATCCGTCCCGCGAGGGCCTGATCGACACGCCGAAGCGCGTCGCCAAATCCTATCGTGAACTGTTCGGTGGTTACGACCAGTCACCGGAGGAAATTCTTGGCCGTACCTTCGAGGAGGTCGGCGGCTATGACGACATGGTCCTCGTAAAGGACATTCCGTTCTATTCCCATTGCGAGCACCACATGGTGCCAATTATCGGCAAGGCTCACGTGGCTTACCTGCCGAAGGGGCGTGTTCTGGGGCTCTCGAAGATAGCCCGCCTTGTGGAGGTGTTCGGCCGCCGATTGCAGACCCAGGAGAATATGACCGCACAGGTTGCTCAGGCGATTCAGTCCGGTCTGGCACCGCGCGGCGTTGCGGTGATGATCGAGGCGGAGCACATGTGCATGGCCATGCGCGGCATCCAGAAGCAGGGCTCGACCACGCTTACGACGACATTTACCGGCGAATTCAAGGAAAAGGCTCAGGAACAGGCCCGTTTCCTCAGCATGATCCGTCGCTGATACAGGCTTACAGAGAGTTTCATGACCATCCAGTTTGAACCGGCACCCTCCGACAAAACGCAACTCGAGGGCAACGGTGTTTTCACGCCGCGCTTTGACGACCATGGTCTGGTAACTGCCATCGTGACAGACCATCGCGATGGTGAACTTCTGATGGTTGCCCACATGAACAGCGAGGCGCTGGCTCTCACTATCGAGACCGGAATCGCGCACTATTACAGCCGTTCGCGCGCAAAAATCTGGAAGAAGGGCGAAACATCCGGCAATCTTCAGAGCGTGGTCGAGCTTTTGACCGATTGCGATCAGGATGCCGTGTGGCTGAAGGTGCAAGTGGCCGGACATGATGCCAGCTGCCACACCGGACGTCGCTCATGCTTCTATCGCGCTGTCGAACTTGTGGACGGCGAAGCAAAGGTAAGGATCGTTGATGAGCATCGTCATTTCGATCCGGACGCGATCTATTCGGACAAGGGAACCGATTAGGCAACTGCTTCGTTTTTCGGCAAGTCTGACGGACATGAACTGATTCTAAACCAGTGTCTGCGTTCAATGGTAGTCTGGCTTACATAGCCTGAAGGGCGGGATCAGATGCTGAACTGGAACTGGAATCGCGGTGAGGCTCCGACATCCGGAGCAGATGCAAATGGCGGCGGCAACAAGCCGCCTCATACTCCCGAACACAAACCCAAAAAGCCGAAGCTTGCTCTGGCACTGGGCGGCGGTGCCGCCAGAGGCTGGGCGCATATCGGTGTCCTACGCGCGCTGGAAGAGGCAGGCATCGAGGTCGGCATGGTTGCCGGCACTTCCATCGGTGCGCTGGTGGGCGGTTGCTATCTCGCCGGCAAGCTTGATGAACTCGAAAACTTCGCGCGCTCGCTTACCATGCGGCGCATCGCCGGCCTGCTGGATCTGACCATTGGCGGCGGCGGCTTGCTGGGTGGCATGCGGCTGACGAAACGCATGCAGGAGCATCTCGAAGACGTCGCTATCGAAGACCTTGATCGTCCGTTCGTGGCCGTCGCGACCGAACTTCACAGTGGTCACGAAGTCTGGATTACAAGTGGCTCGCTGATCACCGGCCTTCGCGCATCCTACGCCCTTCCCGGCATTTTCGAGCCGGTGAAATGCAACAACCGCACGCTTGTGGACGGAGCACTGGTCAATCCCGTGCCGACATCTGTTTGCCGGGCCTATGAGCAACCGCTCGTGGTCGCTATCAATCTGAACTATGATATTTTCGGCCGATCCGCCGTCGTCAAACACAATGCGAGTGTCCAGCCTGTTCATCAGGGCCAGCACACAAAGGTTCAGGAAGCGCGAATTGGCATGACCGGCACGATGGTGCAGGCATTCAACATCATTCAGGAGCGAATCTCACGCGCGCGCCTGGCGGGAGACCCGCCCGATCTCGCGCTTCATCCACGCCTCAGCGATATAGGTCTTTCCGAATTTCACCGGGCCGGTGAAGCGATCGACCGCGGCTATCAGGAGGCCCAAAGCCGCATTACCGAACTGAAGCGGATGCAGGAGATATTCACTCTTCCCTGACAAAAGGCAGCCGCCCCACCGGGCGGCTGGTGTGTGTTCAGCTGGCGATATAGGCCCGGATATGCTCGGCCTCGGCCTCAACTTCCTGAATGCGCGCCTTGACGACGTCGCCAATGGAAATGATGCCGGCAAGCTTGCCGCCGCTTTCCACAGGTACGTGACGGAAGCGGCCACTGCTCATGATTTCCATGAGTTCGTTCAAGGTGGTTTCTTCCCGGCAGCGCGTCACAGACGTAGTCATTGCCGATGAAACCGGATTGGAAAGAGCCGCCGGACCCTCTTTCGCAACGCAACGGACAAGGTCACGCTCCGTGAAAATCCCGGCAATCCGGTCTTCGAGACTGGTGACGACAATTGCGCCGATGCGTTTCTGCTCCAGGATCTTTGCGACCTCCTCAATGGTCGCATCGCGTGACACGGTCACGACATCCCGGCCTTTTCTATCGAGCATGTGCTTCACGGAGATAGACATCAATTCCTCCTATTGATCAGCTCTTCGAAACCTTCGATTCGCTCCTCCAAGCGTTTCGAAAGTCTTACGATGGTGCTCCTCAATAGAACGGATTGCAAGCAGCGCAGGCCTCATACCAAATGTCGATGATATGAACCGATAGCGTGGGACCGGAGACCTTCATCCGAGGAGGAGCATACCGGAGAGCGATGCTCCTGCATCGGTCGAGGATTGCGACAAAGTCGGTGGAGGAAATCCGGCCCATCCAGAGGACCGGGCGCTTTTGCTCTTCGGACGTCGTCGAAAATCCGCGCCGGACCTTCAGGTCCGACTGTGGTTTTCTTCTCGCCGCAAACCAAAATCGCTCCGGCGCAATCGGTCCCTATCATCGACATTTGGTATCAGCCTCTGTCAGGCCTTGCGGCGACGCCCGGATCGAAGGCCGAAAACAGCAGGTAGCCAAAGAGGAAACCGCCGATATGCGCGTCCCAGGCGATGGCGGAATCATCCCCGCCCACGAGCGGAATGCCCAGGGCGATCAGCACGTTTCCGAGGAACCAGAGGATGGTAAAAATGAAAACCGTTCTGTTGCGCATTGCGCCGACAATTCCCTGGCGCGGCAGGAGATGAACATCGCGTCCAAACATGCCGGTGCCACTGGCGGGAAACGCGAACCGACATGCGGCGCCCATCAATGCGGAAATCACACCCGATGCGCCGATTAGGATCGTCTCCTGCCCCCAGTTCAGCGCCGCGTGGAAAAAAGCGGAACAGGCAGCCGACAAGGCCCAGAAAACCATGAACCGCTTGAAGCCGATGCGACGAAAGACCGGCGCACCAAAGGCTGCGAGCCAAAGACCGTTAAAGGCCAGATGCTCGACGCTTCCGTGCAGGAAAGAATAGGTGACCGGAGTCCAAAGCCACTCCAGCCCCTGCCCCGATAGCGGAAACACATACCGTAGCGGAGTAAAGGCAAGCTCGAACAGGAAGTATGCTCGCATCTCGTCGGACAGCACGTAAGCATCCAGGACGAAAAGAATAATTAGAAGTCCGAGAATTGCGAGCAATGGTCCCGGCAGGTTGATCGCCGGTTCGCGGCGCTGCGAGTCGCGGCGATGATCTTCATTCATACCACGATCGCGGTGAATGCCTCGCTGCGCGGGGGTCTCTTCCTCTGGCGGGGGGGCTCCCCAGGGCGTTTCGGGCGGTTTTTCCATGTGGGTCGGGTTCCTCTGCCGAAATCTATTAGCAGATCGCAACTCCATGAGCGAGCAACGATTGCGGGATTTGCCGCCCTTGCACGGCGCCAACCCGTTGGAGTGGCATGCTTTTCGCTCCGTAGCAGAGAAATGACAGGCATGACGCCTGATACGACACAGAATGGAACACAACGTGCAGATGTTGAGCAACCGCAGTAACGAAGTGTTGAGCTATTGGTACAGCCTGCGCCGTGCGAACAAAGCGCCACTCCGGACCCAACTTGATCCCACGGCAATCCGCTCCCGCCTGCCCGATCTCATCATGTTGGGCTGGCAGGATCTCGATCTTGTGTTTCGTTTGGCAGGCACGCGGGTCTGCGAACTTTTCGGCGAGGAGCTGCGAGACCACGATTTTGAGACGTTGTGGAACCCGCGGTCCCGTGATCAGGTCGTTGAAGCCACCTTGTCCGCCTTCAGATCAGAGACCGCGATCCACTGCAGCGTGAACGCCACCCAAGACGGACGTCACGTGCGGCTGGAGATGCTTCTGCTTCCCTTGCGTTCAGCGGAGGGAGCATGTGACCGCTTGCTGGGCTCCATCGTATTGGGAGAAGACGCGCATCCCTCCTATCCCATTGATCCAGGCAGTCTCGTGCTCAAAACATGGCAGCCGGCCTTCCCGCCCGGAACCGTGCCGGCCACATCCACGGAATTCGCCAGAGACGGCAGCAGCCAGAGCTTCATCAGGCGGCTTTTCCATCTAAGCTGAGCAGTCATTACAACCTCTGACGTCCAATTGACCCAATGTTAACCGGCTGAGAGTAAGCATGTCTGGTAGATGACGGACGAAAGAGTGCAATGTTCTCATTCCAGCCAGCAGCACAAACACAGAAGCCCGCTCCTCCCCGTACCTTCCAAAGAGTGACGGTGAACATGAGCGGTCGTCTTATGCTTGCGTCGCGCGAGGAATATCCCTGCCTTGCCTCTGAAATGTCGCCCGGCGATGTCATGCTGGAATGCATCGGCGCTCCGCGCGTCGGCGAACGGATCATTGCCTACATCGATCATCTTGGCCGGTTGGAAGGCCAGGCATTGCAACTGACAGATACCGGCTTTGTGATGTCGATCACGGCCACGGATCGCAAGCGGGAAAAGCTGGCCGCGCAGCTGACATGGCTGGCAAACCGGCACGAGCTCGGCCTGCCGGAAGACCGACGTCATGACCGCCTCTCACCACGTATCACGCGCGCCGAACTGCGGCTTGAGGATGGTACGAGCTATCCTTGCCGTCTCGTCGACCTCTCGCTGTCCGGTGCCGCGGTGGATTGCGATGTTCGCCCACCCGTGGGCACCCCCGTTTTCCTCAACAATATGCGTGGACGCATCGTTCGCCATTTCGCCGAAGGTGTCGCGATCGAATTTGCGATGGTGCAAACGCGCGAAAGCTTGCGCGACTTCCTCTAGGAACAGCTCACAGTCGCCCCAGATTGAACCCGGCCATCGCGCCGGGTTTTTGATTCCTGGCACCGGAGAGGTCCGTTGCCTGAAATGCGGTTCGATGCGTACCGGATTTAACCAATGCTCCACCATATTTTGTGGCGAACAGGGTTTGCGGAGAAAAAAATGTACGAAAAAGACGCGGTTTTTTGACGCGAATCTCAGCCTCAACGTCCATCTACAAGTCGTTTCCGCATCCAATTTCTTGCTCGAGCAGCCAGATTTCGGACGCGAACCCCGCGTTGATCACCTCCACTCGCTCGCCATTCCCGGCCCCAGCAGGTCAATACGGCTTCATACGATCCGGACAGACCGAAGCTTTCTCAACCATTTAGCTGATCATCTATCGAATTATCCTCAAACTTGCGCATAATTTGAATGAAATTTGGGTCAAAACCGATTTAGATTCGAATTGCATTTTGATCAAATCAGCGCTCAATTTTAGATGCATTCAATTCAATTAAGCATCTGATTTTACTGTCGATTTTGGCACAGTTTGAAGATGCGTGTGAGACATTCCCCTCATCGAAACGGGGAGAACAAAATGTTTCACATCAAGAAGATCGCCGCAGGCCTGGCCATCGTCGCAGCAGCCCTCAGTGCAGGCAATGCCAACGCCGCAAGCACTGCACAGATGCAGGTGACCGGCAAAGCCAATCCACCCATCGGCCATTATGAATTTTGCCAGACCTATCGCAGCGAATGTGTTCCGACAGACGGTGACCGTGGTCCGCTGGTTCTGACGGAAGATCGCTGGAGAAAAATTCTCGATGTGAATTTCACCGTCAACTCCACGATCACCCCCATGACCGACCAGGAGATTTACGGCGTCGAGGAACGTTGGGCCTATCCGCGGACAGTCGGTGATTGTGAAGACTTCGTTCTGCTGAAGCGAAAGCTTCTGATCAATCAGGGCATCAGCCCTTCGGATCTCTTGATCACCGTTGTTCTGCAGCCGAATGGCGAAGGCCACGCCGTGCTGACGGTCCGGACCGATCGCGGCGACTTCGTTCTCGACAATATGCGCAACAAGGTCATGCTGTGGTCCGAAACCGAATACACCTATCTCAAGCGTCAGGCCGTCGATGATCCAGGCGCATGGGTGAAATTGCAGGATGGCCGCGCCAACGCGGTGGCCAGCGTCAGAAAATAAGCTTCATCCCCGTGAAGCCAAAGGCGTCGCTCCACTCCCCGTGGGCGGCGCCTTTTTTTGTTTCATGATTGGTTAACCATAAACGCGAATGCTTCGGACAATGATGCGCAGCTAGTTTGGCGCTTCCGGAACATGGTGTGCGATAATGGCTTCTCATACGAATGATACCGATGAAGGCTTTGAGCCAATCATCTCCAATCGGCTTGCCATCAAATTGCTATCAGCTCTCGCAGCGCTGGTCCTCATCGCCGGGCTCATTACGGCGGCAGGTCACTGGCTTGGTCAGCGAATGGCCTCCGGCGGGCATACGGACAGCACGCAGGAATTCAACATTGCCATTGGCTCGGACATCATTTCGGTGCCGGCCAACATGATCAGGCTGGCCGAGCAACGGACGTCCGGTACGGCTGCGGGTTTGAACCTCTATCTCACCTGGCCTGAAATGCAGGGATATTCGGTCGCAGAGAAGGATCGCTTCGATGCCGCCGACAAGTCCACCGACCTGATTTTCATCGAAGTTTCTGAAGCCACCATGTCCCGCGACATGTCCGGACGATTTGAGCCGATCTATCAGCGGCTCTTGTCCGGCGATTCCTCAGACTTCGGCCATGGCCTCACACTGCATCATCTGAAAGCCGATAGCGGCTATGGCGACGAAGTTCTTCTGTCCGCCCACCGTCCAGGAAAGCCGGACTATGTGGTGCGGTGCCTTCTGCCCCAACGCGGACAGGAGGCCAGCAGCGCTGATTGTCAGCGGGACATTCACGCCGGAAACGGGTTGAGTATCCTTTATCGCTTCTCATCCACACGTTTAGCCGAGTGGGACCATATTGA
The window above is part of the Rhizobium rhizoryzae genome. Proteins encoded here:
- the hisI gene encoding phosphoribosyl-AMP cyclohydrolase, giving the protein MTIQFEPAPSDKTQLEGNGVFTPRFDDHGLVTAIVTDHRDGELLMVAHMNSEALALTIETGIAHYYSRSRAKIWKKGETSGNLQSVVELLTDCDQDAVWLKVQVAGHDASCHTGRRSCFYRAVELVDGEAKVRIVDEHRHFDPDAIYSDKGTD
- a CDS encoding iron-sulfur cluster assembly scaffold protein, with the protein product MDDIYNSRILELAGNIQRAGTLDDADATSEKHSKLCGSKVRVFLKVRNGIVTDFAHQVRACALGQASSSAMARVVVGASVDEIRQARRDMLAMLKEGGEGPVGRFEEMRVLKPVKDYKARHASTMLTFDAVVDCLDQIEAKAQPQAV
- a CDS encoding transglutaminase-like cysteine peptidase: MFHIKKIAAGLAIVAAALSAGNANAASTAQMQVTGKANPPIGHYEFCQTYRSECVPTDGDRGPLVLTEDRWRKILDVNFTVNSTITPMTDQEIYGVEERWAYPRTVGDCEDFVLLKRKLLINQGISPSDLLITVVLQPNGEGHAVLTVRTDRGDFVLDNMRNKVMLWSETEYTYLKRQAVDDPGAWVKLQDGRANAVASVRK
- a CDS encoding CBS domain-containing protein — translated: MSISVKHMLDRKGRDVVTVSRDATIEEVAKILEQKRIGAIVVTSLEDRIAGIFTERDLVRCVAKEGPAALSNPVSSAMTTSVTRCREETTLNELMEIMSSGRFRHVPVESGGKLAGIISIGDVVKARIQEVEAEAEHIRAYIAS
- the folE gene encoding GTP cyclohydrolase I FolE, which produces MDSVVKNFPAGQKQPRPTQQEAEDAVRVLLRWAGDDPSREGLIDTPKRVAKSYRELFGGYDQSPEEILGRTFEEVGGYDDMVLVKDIPFYSHCEHHMVPIIGKAHVAYLPKGRVLGLSKIARLVEVFGRRLQTQENMTAQVAQAIQSGLAPRGVAVMIEAEHMCMAMRGIQKQGSTTLTTTFTGEFKEKAQEQARFLSMIRR
- a CDS encoding PAS domain-containing protein is translated as MEHNVQMLSNRSNEVLSYWYSLRRANKAPLRTQLDPTAIRSRLPDLIMLGWQDLDLVFRLAGTRVCELFGEELRDHDFETLWNPRSRDQVVEATLSAFRSETAIHCSVNATQDGRHVRLEMLLLPLRSAEGACDRLLGSIVLGEDAHPSYPIDPGSLVLKTWQPAFPPGTVPATSTEFARDGSSQSFIRRLFHLS
- a CDS encoding patatin-like phospholipase family protein, with product MLNWNWNRGEAPTSGADANGGGNKPPHTPEHKPKKPKLALALGGGAARGWAHIGVLRALEEAGIEVGMVAGTSIGALVGGCYLAGKLDELENFARSLTMRRIAGLLDLTIGGGGLLGGMRLTKRMQEHLEDVAIEDLDRPFVAVATELHSGHEVWITSGSLITGLRASYALPGIFEPVKCNNRTLVDGALVNPVPTSVCRAYEQPLVVAINLNYDIFGRSAVVKHNASVQPVHQGQHTKVQEARIGMTGTMVQAFNIIQERISRARLAGDPPDLALHPRLSDIGLSEFHRAGEAIDRGYQEAQSRITELKRMQEIFTLP
- a CDS encoding PilZ domain-containing protein, with translation MFSFQPAAQTQKPAPPRTFQRVTVNMSGRLMLASREEYPCLASEMSPGDVMLECIGAPRVGERIIAYIDHLGRLEGQALQLTDTGFVMSITATDRKREKLAAQLTWLANRHELGLPEDRRHDRLSPRITRAELRLEDGTSYPCRLVDLSLSGAAVDCDVRPPVGTPVFLNNMRGRIVRHFAEGVAIEFAMVQTRESLRDFL
- a CDS encoding rhomboid family intramembrane serine protease encodes the protein MNEDHRRDSQRREPAINLPGPLLAILGLLIILFVLDAYVLSDEMRAYFLFELAFTPLRYVFPLSGQGLEWLWTPVTYSFLHGSVEHLAFNGLWLAAFGAPVFRRIGFKRFMVFWALSAACSAFFHAALNWGQETILIGASGVISALMGAACRFAFPASGTGMFGRDVHLLPRQGIVGAMRNRTVFIFTILWFLGNVLIALGIPLVGGDDSAIAWDAHIGGFLFGYLLFSAFDPGVAARPDRG
- the yidD gene encoding membrane protein insertion efficiency factor YidD gives rise to the protein MCQHCSGLHDDEDEKPRRRGRNWSGPFRKTPDRLVGMGLIRLYQLTLSGFIGNSCRHIPTCSEFGYEAVARHGLWFGAWMTAYRFARCGPFGSSGLDPVPENRPQHQRWWTPWRYAAASKGEDSAQ